A single region of the Novosphingobium sp. SL115 genome encodes:
- a CDS encoding TadE/TadG family type IV pilus assembly protein produces MRASLCLFRRIVANANGATVVEFALVAPMFLVFLFSLLDVGQMVYGKAILTGAVQRAARASALETRDTSAADTMVFNTVKGILPGLTRDKMITSRISYSEFSDVGRPEQWNDANGSGTCDGNETYVDENRSGQWDADIGRQDDQGSANDVVVYSVEAHFSPLFKVPFLPQQWSERTLSARTVIKNQPFGNQVGYGSTTGSCAT; encoded by the coding sequence ATGCGCGCATCCCTGTGTTTGTTCCGCCGCATCGTGGCCAACGCCAATGGGGCTACCGTCGTCGAATTCGCGCTGGTCGCGCCGATGTTTCTCGTTTTCCTGTTCAGCCTGCTGGACGTAGGGCAGATGGTCTATGGCAAGGCTATCCTGACCGGCGCGGTTCAACGCGCTGCCCGCGCCTCCGCGCTGGAAACCCGTGACACATCGGCTGCCGACACGATGGTATTCAACACCGTCAAGGGTATCCTGCCGGGTCTGACCCGCGACAAGATGATAACTTCGCGCATCAGCTATTCGGAATTCAGCGATGTTGGCCGCCCTGAGCAATGGAACGATGCCAATGGCAGCGGCACCTGTGACGGCAACGAAACTTATGTCGATGAAAACCGCAGTGGTCAGTGGGACGCCGATATCGGCAGGCAGGATGACCAAGGCTCTGCCAACGATGTGGTCGTCTACAGTGTTGAGGCGCATTTCTCGCCGTTGTTCAAGGTGCCGTTCCTGCCCCAGCAATGGTCTGAACGCACGCTGTCGGCTCGCACCGTCATCAAGAACCAGCCCTTCGGCAATCAGGTGGGCTATGGCTCCACAACCGGGAGTTGCGCGACATGA
- a CDS encoding acyl-CoA dehydrogenase family protein — translation MDFEPTDRQKYWRDRVRQFIEDNVRPRHGDYKAEAGTADRWKVIQTVEQEKAKAKALGIWNLFMPPRNGGHHHVEESFVFEGPGLTNLEYALCAEEMGRMGWASEVFNCSAPDTGNMEVLHRYGTLEQKERWLKPLMNGEIRSAFLMTEPQVASSDATNIETSIRREGDEYVINGTKWWSSGAGDPRCKIAIVMGKTDFEAKKHQQQSMVLVPLDAPGVNIIRHLPVFGYDDAPHGHMEIELKDVRVPASNILLGEGRGFEIAQGRLGPGRIHHCMRTIGVAEEAIAKMARRLQSRVAFGKRVSEQSVWEQRIAQARIDIEMTRLLCLKAADMMDKVGNKAAALEIAMIKVQAPNMALRIIDDAIQAHGGGGVSADYGLAESYAHMRTLRLADGPDEVHNRSIARIEFARHSDLPGSDRSFSSGDLGVAR, via the coding sequence ATGGATTTTGAACCGACCGACCGCCAGAAATACTGGCGCGACCGTGTCCGCCAGTTCATTGAAGACAATGTCCGCCCGCGCCATGGGGACTACAAGGCCGAAGCCGGAACCGCCGACCGCTGGAAAGTGATCCAGACGGTTGAACAGGAAAAGGCCAAAGCCAAGGCGCTGGGCATCTGGAACCTGTTCATGCCGCCGCGCAACGGCGGGCATCACCATGTCGAGGAATCGTTCGTATTCGAAGGCCCCGGCCTGACCAACCTCGAATATGCTCTGTGCGCCGAGGAAATGGGCCGCATGGGTTGGGCCAGCGAAGTGTTCAACTGCTCTGCCCCTGACACCGGCAACATGGAAGTGCTGCACCGCTACGGCACGCTGGAACAGAAGGAGCGGTGGTTGAAACCGCTGATGAACGGCGAAATCCGTTCGGCCTTCCTGATGACCGAACCGCAAGTGGCATCATCCGATGCAACCAACATCGAAACATCGATCCGCCGTGAAGGCGACGAATATGTCATCAACGGAACCAAATGGTGGTCATCCGGCGCGGGCGATCCGCGTTGCAAGATTGCCATCGTGATGGGCAAGACCGATTTCGAAGCGAAGAAACATCAGCAACAGTCAATGGTGCTGGTGCCGCTGGACGCGCCGGGCGTGAACATCATCCGCCATCTGCCTGTGTTCGGCTATGATGACGCACCGCACGGCCATATGGAAATCGAACTGAAGGACGTGCGCGTGCCCGCGTCGAACATTCTCCTGGGCGAAGGGCGCGGGTTTGAAATCGCACAAGGCCGCCTGGGGCCGGGCCGCATCCACCACTGCATGCGCACCATTGGCGTAGCCGAAGAGGCGATTGCCAAGATGGCGCGCCGCCTGCAATCGCGTGTCGCCTTTGGCAAGCGCGTGTCCGAACAATCAGTATGGGAACAGCGCATCGCGCAGGCCCGCATCGATATCGAGATGACCCGTCTACTCTGCCTGAAAGCGGCGGACATGATGGACAAGGTGGGCAACAAGGCCGCAGCCCTCGAAATCGCCATGATTAAGGTGCAGGCCCCCAACATGGCCCTGCGCATCATCGATGATGCCATTCAGGCGCACGGCGGAGGCGGTGTTTCGGCAGACTATGGCCTTGCCGAAAGCTATGCCCACATGCGCACGCTGCGTCTGGCCGATGGACCTGACGAGGTACACAACCGGTCGATTGCCCGCATCGAATTTGCCCGCCATTCCGACCTGCCGGGCAGCGACCGGAGCTTCAGCTCTGGCGACCTTGGCGTGGCACGTTAA
- a CDS encoding TadE/TadG family type IV pilus assembly protein — MFALFRLSLNVIRNRSGNILPLAAVAIFGLAAMVGGAIDISRGWRTQTRLQSACDAGVLAGRRAVTTQGYDTAAETEADRYFLANFDEDRQGASGTAFASTSVDRGGTIEGTASTTLPPVLMQIFGFAGFELQATCSATMGVGNSDVMMVLDTTGSMTWTLAGSAQSRMDALRTSMKNFYDTLEDSAAGSNARIRYGFVPYSSTVNVGHLLVDIDPDYLVDSWTIQSRQAVWRTVRTVTGYGTPTPSSGSTNSPTTYSGWTNYSGTRYNFSSTCNNNKPADTQFTNFGTPTAVTTTTTNAQGQQVVTVTTTQPQRATSYACNFVLIGYYIQQRTAARNVVTTETQTADPIYSDTQVFDRWEYRPVTYDTSSYKLFNATTARTGENGTAISSTWEGCIEERSTVSEPAFSWSALTGFSPAGAQDLEIDTPPDGSDASKWAPMWPEVAYMRTTTINGAVYMNSSLPSATGMQAPSFCPAQAQLLATMNQAAFYAYADALNPEGATYHDIGMVWGGRLLSPDGMWANNVTEAPDNGGEVSRHMIFMTDGEMSPSYSSQSAWGIEYHDKRVTDNGYTNDTARHNSRFLALCDAVKAKGIRLWVIAFAQGMTTPLQTCASSDSAFTAANASQLDDAFQAIAKQVGELRVVQ, encoded by the coding sequence ATGTTCGCCCTCTTCCGCCTGTCGCTGAATGTTATCCGCAACCGGTCCGGCAATATTCTGCCGCTGGCTGCTGTGGCCATATTCGGCCTTGCAGCAATGGTTGGCGGGGCGATTGACATCAGCCGGGGCTGGCGCACGCAAACCCGCTTGCAATCGGCCTGCGATGCGGGTGTTCTGGCCGGACGCCGCGCGGTAACCACCCAAGGGTATGACACTGCCGCTGAAACCGAAGCCGACCGCTATTTTCTCGCCAACTTCGACGAAGATCGACAAGGCGCTTCAGGCACCGCATTTGCATCAACCTCGGTGGATCGCGGCGGCACGATCGAAGGCACGGCTTCTACCACTCTACCCCCGGTATTGATGCAGATCTTCGGCTTTGCAGGCTTTGAACTGCAAGCCACCTGCAGCGCTACGATGGGCGTTGGCAACAGCGACGTTATGATGGTGCTGGACACCACCGGATCGATGACATGGACACTGGCAGGCAGCGCGCAAAGCCGCATGGATGCGCTGCGCACGTCGATGAAAAACTTCTACGATACGCTGGAAGATTCCGCAGCAGGCAGCAACGCCCGCATCCGCTACGGGTTCGTTCCTTACAGTTCCACAGTCAATGTCGGACACCTGCTGGTCGATATAGATCCCGATTATCTGGTCGATAGCTGGACCATCCAGTCGCGGCAGGCGGTGTGGCGGACGGTGCGCACCGTTACCGGCTATGGCACACCCACACCTTCATCAGGATCAACCAACAGTCCAACTACCTATAGCGGCTGGACCAACTATTCTGGCACGCGCTACAATTTCTCGAGCACCTGTAACAACAACAAGCCTGCCGACACACAGTTCACCAACTTTGGCACGCCCACGGCGGTGACTACGACAACGACCAATGCACAGGGCCAGCAGGTTGTAACCGTCACCACCACCCAGCCGCAGCGCGCCACAAGTTATGCCTGCAATTTTGTTTTGATCGGATATTATATTCAGCAGCGCACTGCAGCGCGCAATGTGGTCACCACCGAGACCCAAACCGCCGATCCGATCTATAGCGACACACAAGTATTCGACCGCTGGGAATACCGGCCCGTCACCTATGATACGAGCAGCTACAAGCTGTTCAATGCCACAACCGCACGCACCGGTGAAAATGGCACGGCAATCTCATCCACCTGGGAAGGCTGCATCGAAGAACGCTCGACCGTGTCCGAACCTGCCTTTTCGTGGAGCGCGCTGACAGGCTTCTCTCCAGCGGGTGCGCAGGATCTCGAAATCGATACACCGCCCGACGGTTCGGATGCCAGCAAATGGGCGCCAATGTGGCCCGAAGTCGCCTATATGCGCACCACCACGATCAATGGCGCGGTCTATATGAACAGTTCCCTGCCATCGGCCACGGGCATGCAGGCGCCATCGTTCTGCCCGGCACAAGCGCAACTTCTGGCCACGATGAATCAGGCCGCCTTCTATGCGTATGCCGATGCGCTGAATCCAGAAGGTGCAACCTATCATGACATCGGCATGGTCTGGGGTGGACGCCTGCTTTCGCCCGATGGCATGTGGGCCAACAACGTGACCGAAGCGCCTGACAACGGTGGTGAAGTCTCACGCCACATGATCTTCATGACTGATGGCGAAATGTCCCCATCCTATTCATCGCAATCGGCTTGGGGCATTGAATATCACGATAAACGGGTGACCGATAACGGCTATACCAACGATACAGCGCGCCACAATTCGCGCTTCCTTGCCCTATGTGATGCGGTAAAGGCCAAGGGCATCCGACTCTGGGTCATCGCCTTTGCGCAAGGGATGACCACCCCGCTGCAAACCTGCGCCTCAAGCGACAGCGCCTTTACCGCCGCCAATGCCTCACAGCTTGACGATGCCTTTCAGGCCATTGCCAAGCAGGTTGGCGAACTGCGCGTGGTTCAGTGA
- a CDS encoding Zn-dependent alcohol dehydrogenase, with protein MKAAVLIEPGKPLEIQNLSVAKPGPHEVLIRTAACGLCHSDLHFIDGAYPHPLPAVPGHEAAGIVEAVGSEVRTVKVGDAVVTCLSAFCGHCEFCVTGRMSLCLGGDTRRGAGEAPRLTRTEDGAVVNQMLNLSAFAEQMLVHEHACVAIHPDMPLDRAAVIGCAVTTGAGTVFNACKVTPGETVAVVGCGGVGLATVNAAKIAGAGRIIAVDPMPEKRALAMKLGATDAIDAGPDAAAQILEMTSGGVHHAIEAVGRPASGDLAVAALRRGGTATILGMMPLTHKVGLSAMDLLSDKKLQGAIMGRNHFPVDLPRLVDFYMRGLLDLDTIIAERIPLSGINDGFEKMKQGHSARSVIVFDQ; from the coding sequence ATGAAAGCCGCTGTCCTTATCGAACCTGGCAAACCGCTGGAAATCCAGAATCTTAGCGTAGCCAAGCCGGGGCCGCATGAAGTGCTGATCCGCACTGCCGCGTGCGGGCTATGCCATTCGGACCTTCACTTCATCGACGGTGCCTATCCGCACCCGCTGCCCGCTGTGCCGGGACACGAAGCGGCAGGCATTGTCGAGGCGGTAGGCAGCGAAGTGCGCACCGTGAAAGTGGGCGACGCGGTCGTCACCTGCCTTTCAGCGTTCTGCGGGCACTGCGAATTCTGCGTCACAGGCCGCATGTCACTGTGCCTTGGTGGCGATACGCGGCGCGGAGCCGGAGAGGCTCCACGCCTGACCCGCACCGAGGACGGTGCAGTGGTCAACCAGATGCTGAACCTTTCAGCCTTTGCCGAACAGATGCTGGTCCACGAACATGCCTGCGTCGCCATCCATCCCGACATGCCGCTGGACCGTGCAGCGGTGATCGGCTGCGCGGTAACGACTGGCGCTGGCACCGTGTTCAACGCCTGCAAGGTGACGCCGGGCGAAACCGTAGCCGTGGTCGGCTGCGGCGGTGTGGGCCTTGCCACGGTGAACGCAGCCAAGATCGCGGGCGCAGGCCGGATCATTGCCGTGGACCCGATGCCGGAAAAGCGCGCACTGGCGATGAAGCTGGGCGCAACCGATGCCATTGATGCCGGGCCGGATGCAGCCGCACAGATCTTGGAAATGACCAGCGGCGGCGTTCACCATGCCATCGAAGCCGTGGGGCGCCCCGCTTCGGGCGATCTGGCCGTGGCAGCACTACGGCGCGGGGGCACTGCGACCATCCTTGGCATGATGCCGCTGACCCACAAGGTTGGCCTATCGGCCATGGATCTACTGTCTGACAAGAAGCTGCAAGGCGCGATCATGGGCCGCAACCACTTCCCTGTGGACTTGCCCCGGCTGGTCGATTTCTACATGCGCGGATTGCTAGATCTCGACACCATCATTGCCGAACGCATCCCGCTTTCGGGCATCAACGATGGCTTTGAAAAGATGAAGCAGGGCCATTCGGCGCGTTCGGTGATCGTGTTCGATCAATGA
- a CDS encoding SDR family NAD(P)-dependent oxidoreductase gives MRFTEKTVVVTGAASGIGRAAALAFAAEGAKVYAADIDEAGLAQTAASSNGNVICQRCDVTRVEDIKALMDRAAAETGGIDAVFNNAGAGGDRAPIDEIEPEGWDRTMDLLLRSVAFGIRYAVPHMIGRPGAAIVNTSSVAAVGPGYSPTAYAVAKAGVLHLTKVAAADLARHQIRVNAVQPGFINTNIFTSSLEMPEALAAQAKGAIAAMSQQAQPVARGGQPDDIAQAVLYLASDAAGFVNGTSLIVDGGITIGPRHSWDPNMPGLFDALQQMADAGKTA, from the coding sequence ATGCGATTCACGGAAAAGACGGTTGTCGTCACAGGGGCTGCATCGGGAATCGGGCGCGCAGCGGCGCTCGCCTTCGCGGCAGAGGGGGCAAAAGTCTATGCCGCCGACATCGATGAAGCGGGCCTTGCGCAAACGGCGGCCAGTTCAAACGGCAATGTGATATGCCAGCGCTGCGATGTGACGCGGGTGGAGGATATCAAGGCATTGATGGACCGCGCTGCCGCCGAAACCGGCGGGATCGATGCGGTGTTCAACAATGCTGGCGCCGGCGGTGATCGCGCCCCGATTGACGAGATCGAGCCGGAAGGCTGGGACCGCACGATGGACCTGCTACTGCGCTCGGTCGCGTTCGGTATACGCTATGCCGTGCCCCACATGATCGGGCGACCGGGCGCAGCCATCGTCAATACGTCCAGCGTGGCGGCGGTTGGTCCCGGCTATTCGCCTACCGCCTATGCCGTGGCGAAGGCAGGCGTGCTGCACCTGACCAAAGTGGCTGCGGCCGATCTTGCCCGACACCAGATCCGCGTGAATGCGGTGCAGCCCGGCTTCATCAATACCAACATCTTCACCAGTTCACTGGAAATGCCCGAAGCACTGGCGGCACAGGCCAAGGGCGCAATTGCGGCGATGTCACAACAGGCGCAGCCCGTGGCGCGCGGCGGACAGCCTGACGACATTGCGCAGGCCGTGCTCTATCTGGCCAGCGATGCGGCGGGCTTCGTCAACGGCACGTCGCTGATCGTCGATGGTGGCATCACCATTGGTCCGCGCCATAGCTGGGATCCGAACATGCCCGGCTTGTTCGACGCGCTTCAGCAAATGGCAGACGCCGGGAAGACCGCGTGA
- a CDS encoding MFS transporter, which produces MIPVAGRVPTRLAMFNGLGSVAYGVKDNGFATFLLLFYNQVLGMDARLVSLALLIALVFDGLIDPIVGHISDRTRTSIGRRLPFLYIAAIPLALAWIFLWSPIGQPSFAMLLLSAILVRALVAMCEVPSAALVAEISRDYDERTRLTRFRFVFAWGGGLLMLLLAYGVFLSDAMLTREGYRNFGLFGAGLMAAAVLLSAIGQHRAVAGWPPERSPSGKGAFASLSEIRESFSHPACLIVMAGIAAALTSQGITFALSNYLYLYVWKFSSIALQLYPVILFFSVIGASALVGPAQRRWGKAGTVMRVAPLGMVFWVGPLILRWLGLWAQDGSTTAISAMFVATFLSNTFTVTGTMTLWSMVADVVEASEEQTGRRSEGTLSAGAFLASKCAGGLGVFITGLLLSYSGLEANTAPDAVLPEVTYKLSLAYAACIAVLAGITALVVRRFPIDRATHEARLARLNQATLDQVAKADPDAAGLHP; this is translated from the coding sequence GTGATCCCTGTCGCGGGCCGTGTGCCCACACGCCTTGCCATGTTCAACGGGTTGGGCAGCGTGGCCTATGGGGTGAAAGACAACGGTTTCGCCACGTTCCTGCTGCTGTTCTACAATCAGGTGCTGGGCATGGACGCCCGGCTGGTTAGCCTTGCACTGTTGATCGCGCTGGTGTTCGACGGACTTATCGACCCCATCGTGGGACATATCAGCGACCGGACACGCACCTCGATCGGGCGCAGACTGCCATTCCTTTACATCGCAGCCATTCCGCTGGCGCTGGCGTGGATTTTCCTGTGGTCACCGATTGGCCAGCCCAGCTTTGCCATGCTGCTGCTTTCCGCCATTCTTGTGCGCGCGCTGGTGGCGATGTGCGAAGTGCCGTCGGCTGCACTGGTGGCCGAAATCAGCCGCGATTATGACGAACGCACGCGGCTGACCCGGTTCCGCTTTGTCTTTGCCTGGGGTGGCGGGCTGCTGATGCTGTTGCTGGCCTATGGGGTATTCCTGTCCGACGCCATGCTGACACGCGAAGGATATCGCAATTTCGGCCTGTTTGGCGCTGGGCTGATGGCAGCGGCCGTACTGCTGTCGGCAATTGGGCAGCACCGTGCCGTTGCAGGCTGGCCGCCGGAACGCTCGCCTTCAGGCAAAGGGGCATTTGCCTCGCTCAGCGAAATCCGGGAGAGCTTTTCGCACCCGGCCTGCCTGATCGTCATGGCAGGAATTGCGGCCGCGCTCACATCGCAGGGGATTACCTTTGCCCTTTCGAACTACCTTTACCTCTATGTCTGGAAATTCAGTTCGATCGCGCTGCAACTCTATCCGGTGATCCTGTTCTTCAGCGTGATCGGTGCATCTGCCTTGGTTGGCCCTGCCCAACGGCGTTGGGGCAAGGCTGGCACGGTGATGCGCGTTGCACCGCTGGGCATGGTGTTCTGGGTAGGCCCGCTGATCCTGCGCTGGCTGGGGTTGTGGGCGCAGGATGGTTCAACCACCGCAATTTCCGCGATGTTTGTCGCCACCTTCTTGTCCAACACCTTCACCGTTACCGGCACGATGACATTGTGGTCGATGGTGGCCGATGTGGTTGAAGCATCGGAGGAACAGACCGGGCGGCGTTCGGAAGGAACGCTTTCGGCAGGAGCGTTCCTTGCATCGAAATGCGCAGGCGGGCTGGGTGTGTTCATCACCGGCCTGCTACTCAGCTATTCCGGGCTTGAAGCGAACACCGCGCCTGATGCCGTGCTGCCGGAAGTGACTTACAAGCTCAGCCTTGCCTATGCTGCGTGCATCGCCGTGCTGGCAGGCATCACCGCGCTGGTTGTGCGCCGCTTTCCGATTGATCGGGCCACACACGAAGCGCGACTCGCACGGCTTAATCAGGCGACGCTGGATCAGGTTGCCAAAGCAGACCCTGATGCAGCGGGACTTCATCCATAA
- a CDS encoding class II 3-deoxy-7-phosphoheptulonate synthase, with translation MAQNWTADSWRGYEGRHLPTYPDAEKLNEVEQTLTSFPPLVFAGEARALKADLAQVAAGKGFLLQGGDCAESFAEFHPNNIRDTFRVLLQMAVVLTFASKQPVVKVGRMAGQFAKPRSSPVETIGGVELPSYLGDNINGIDFTPESRIPAPDRMLRAYSQAAATLNLLRAFATGGYANLRQVHQWTLDHIGKSPWAAKFSEMADKIGESLDFMEACGVDPRTVPQLQGTSFYTSHEALLLQYEEAMTRQDSLTGEWYDTSAHMLWIGDRTRFEGSAHVEYLRGVNNPIGMKCGPSLSADALLRMLDTLNPAREAGRMTLISRFGHDKVEAGLAPLVRAVKKEGHPVVWSCDPMHGNVIKADNGYKTRPFDRILSEVKGFFAVHRAEGTHAGGIHIEMTGRDVTECTGGAVAITQEGLADRYHTHCDPRLNAAQSIELAFLMAEALNQERAGSKAEAA, from the coding sequence GTGGCACAGAACTGGACTGCGGATTCGTGGCGCGGATATGAAGGACGGCATCTGCCGACCTATCCGGACGCCGAAAAGCTGAACGAGGTCGAGCAGACCCTGACGAGCTTTCCGCCGCTGGTCTTTGCGGGCGAAGCCCGCGCGCTGAAGGCGGATCTGGCGCAAGTGGCGGCAGGCAAGGGTTTCCTGCTACAGGGCGGGGATTGCGCCGAAAGCTTTGCCGAATTTCACCCGAACAACATCCGCGACACGTTCCGCGTGCTGTTGCAGATGGCGGTGGTCCTCACTTTCGCCAGCAAGCAGCCGGTGGTCAAGGTCGGCCGCATGGCGGGCCAGTTCGCAAAGCCGCGTTCGTCGCCGGTGGAAACGATTGGTGGTGTCGAACTGCCAAGCTACCTTGGCGACAACATCAACGGTATCGATTTCACCCCGGAATCGCGCATTCCCGCGCCAGACCGGATGCTGCGCGCCTATAGCCAGGCAGCGGCAACGCTGAACCTGCTGCGCGCGTTTGCGACCGGCGGCTATGCCAACCTGCGGCAGGTCCACCAGTGGACGCTGGACCACATCGGCAAAAGCCCGTGGGCAGCCAAGTTCAGCGAAATGGCCGACAAGATCGGTGAATCGCTCGACTTCATGGAAGCCTGTGGTGTCGATCCGCGCACCGTTCCGCAGCTTCAGGGCACCAGCTTCTATACCAGCCACGAAGCGCTGCTTCTGCAATACGAAGAAGCGATGACACGGCAGGATTCGCTGACCGGCGAATGGTATGACACCAGCGCCCATATGCTGTGGATTGGGGATCGCACCCGGTTTGAAGGATCGGCCCACGTCGAATACCTGCGCGGCGTAAACAACCCCATCGGCATGAAGTGCGGACCCAGCCTTTCGGCTGACGCGCTGCTGCGTATGCTCGACACGCTGAACCCCGCGCGCGAAGCGGGCCGCATGACGCTTATCAGCCGCTTCGGGCACGACAAGGTGGAAGCCGGACTTGCCCCACTGGTGCGTGCGGTGAAGAAGGAAGGCCATCCGGTGGTATGGTCGTGCGATCCGATGCACGGCAACGTCATCAAGGCGGACAACGGTTACAAGACCCGTCCGTTCGACCGTATCCTGTCGGAAGTGAAGGGCTTCTTTGCCGTTCACCGCGCAGAAGGCACCCATGCGGGCGGCATTCATATCGAAATGACCGGCCGCGACGTGACCGAATGCACCGGCGGCGCGGTGGCGATCACGCAGGAGGGGCTGGCCGACCGGTATCACACCCACTGCGACCCGCGCCTGAACGCCGCGCAGTCAATCGAACTGGCCTTCCTGATGGCCGAAGCGCTGAATCAGGAACGCGCAGGGAGCAAGGCGGAAGCCGCCTGA
- a CDS encoding phosphotransferase family protein: protein MTDQLDAQAAFTGTVAPEGADRLDETALTRWFEDNVAGFEGPLSVAKFKGGQSNPTYRIDSPSGPYVLRRKPFGKLLPSAHAVDREYKVQAGLSKTGFPVAPQYGLCTDDSVVGSWFYVMGCVDGRTIWDGSMPGATPESRRATYFAMVDTLAALHQVDAEAAGLGDYGKPGNYFGRQVDRWTKQYRLAETETMSEMERLIEWLPATLPEQTRTSVVHGDYRIDNMIFAADEARVVAVLDWELSTLGDPLADFTYLCMAWVTDNAGRSGVQDIDRAALGIPELDEVVARYCQQTGRTSIPDINWYLAFNFFRLASIVQGIKKRVIDGTASSAHAKASSERVYPLAEAAWSFAVKAGA from the coding sequence ATGACCGATCAGCTTGATGCACAGGCCGCCTTTACCGGAACGGTCGCGCCCGAAGGGGCCGACCGGTTGGATGAGACTGCCCTCACCCGCTGGTTTGAAGACAACGTGGCAGGCTTTGAAGGCCCGCTGTCAGTCGCCAAGTTCAAGGGCGGGCAATCCAACCCGACCTATCGCATCGACAGTCCGTCCGGCCCTTATGTCCTGCGGCGCAAACCCTTCGGCAAGCTGCTGCCATCGGCCCACGCGGTTGACCGCGAATACAAGGTGCAGGCAGGCCTTTCAAAAACCGGGTTTCCGGTGGCCCCGCAATATGGGTTGTGCACGGACGACAGCGTGGTCGGATCGTGGTTCTATGTAATGGGCTGCGTGGATGGACGGACCATCTGGGACGGGTCGATGCCCGGTGCCACGCCGGAATCCCGCCGCGCGACCTATTTCGCCATGGTCGATACGTTGGCCGCGCTGCATCAGGTCGATGCGGAGGCGGCTGGCCTTGGCGATTATGGCAAGCCGGGCAACTACTTTGGCCGTCAGGTTGACCGGTGGACCAAGCAATATCGTCTGGCTGAAACCGAAACGATGTCAGAGATGGAGCGCCTGATTGAATGGCTGCCCGCCACTCTGCCCGAACAGACGCGGACCAGCGTAGTTCACGGCGATTACCGCATCGACAACATGATCTTCGCAGCAGACGAAGCGCGCGTGGTGGCCGTGCTGGACTGGGAACTCTCCACGCTGGGCGATCCGCTGGCCGATTTCACCTATCTGTGCATGGCATGGGTCACTGACAATGCCGGTCGTTCCGGCGTGCAGGACATAGACCGCGCAGCGCTGGGCATTCCCGAACTGGATGAAGTGGTCGCCCGCTATTGCCAGCAGACCGGACGGACGAGCATTCCCGACATCAACTGGTATCTGGCGTTCAACTTCTTCCGCCTTGCCAGCATCGTGCAAGGCATCAAGAAGCGCGTGATCGACGGCACCGCATCCAGCGCCCATGCCAAGGCCAGTTCCGAACGGGTCTATCCGCTGGCAGAGGCGGCATGGTCCTTTGCGGTAAAGGCGGGGGCCTGA
- a CDS encoding reverse transcriptase-like protein yields the protein MSGKHRLKVFFDGGCRPNPGPVEVAAVVRGVAHVRTDLGHGTNGDAEWLALIHALEVAQGAGAADFELLGDNRGVIEQANGVAPCRSPALQAHHDRFTALAAAHPPARIRWIKRAQNLAGIALAARHPR from the coding sequence ATGTCCGGCAAACACAGGCTGAAAGTCTTTTTCGACGGCGGCTGCCGCCCCAACCCCGGCCCGGTTGAAGTGGCCGCTGTGGTGCGCGGGGTGGCGCATGTCCGTACCGACCTTGGCCATGGCACCAATGGCGATGCCGAATGGCTGGCGCTGATCCACGCGCTGGAAGTGGCACAAGGTGCGGGCGCGGCAGACTTTGAACTGCTGGGCGACAATCGCGGCGTCATCGAACAAGCGAACGGGGTGGCGCCTTGCCGGTCACCCGCGCTGCAAGCTCACCATGATCGCTTCACCGCGCTTGCCGCCGCGCATCCCCCTGCCCGCATCCGCTGGATCAAACGCGCGCAGAACCTTGCCGGAATTGCGCTGGCCGCGCGCCATCCGCGATAA